Part of the Shewanella eurypsychrophilus genome is shown below.
CCATGCGGCATGCTTAGCCGCCTTTCGCCATAACTTATTAAAGGTCCAAGGCATCTGGTCTAACTTTATGCGCTTGTTTCTCGCCCCTTCTAACTTTTCTTCAAACCAAATAAAGATAAACGTCCACACAGTTTGAGGGCAGGTATAGCCACACCAGACACGGCCAAGATAAGTCGTTACAAAAAAGAGTCCAAATGCAGCAATGGTTAATAGGGCCGCTAGCAAAGTTAAATCTTGCGGCCAGATTGTTAGGCCAAAAATATGAAACTTCTGTTCGGCCAAATTAAACCATACAGCTTGACGGTCACCCCAAGGGATCCAAGGTAATATGAGAAAAAACAACATAGCAACCCAACCAAGTCGTCTTCTAAGCTGAGTCCAGACTCCTTCTATTGCTCGAACGTAAATTCTATTCCTTGGGTTAAACCTATCGGCTTTACTCGCATCTGGTTGATGGATCTTGATTCTTTTTTGCTTCGAATAATCCTTTTTCTCAGACTCTGTGCTCATCTCTGTAACCTTACCGCTTTAATATTGCACGAAAAATAGCTTATGATACCTGTATATTACATCTTATTGACTAAAGTTGGGCTGAATAATGAGAGGCTGGATCATATTAGGTTTAGGCGCTGGCGTACTTTACTACCTTGCTACTGAAACCAACAAACTAGATGAACCCATTGCTAGAACAGATGCTCTACTTGTGAAAATAGAGCGTAAGTTGCATGCCATGACGGGCACAAAAATCATTAAGGTTGATAATAAAGTATCTCAACTCAAAAAAGAGATCTCTTCACGCATGTCGACGGGTGAGCTTGGCGCCTTAGACGATATTTTAGAATCTGAATTTAGTGTGCAAGCTTACAAGGATGATTTCTGTAATGGTTCAGCGCCTCGACACGAAAGCCTAAGTAGAGATAACGTTCAATACATTTGTGATAAGCTCAGATAAACACTTTTTCAAGTATCAGATTCAATCTGCATTTATGCTTGTTGATGATTGACCTTCACTTTGTTTCAGCCTAGCCTTTGAGCATTAATTTCAAGCGATATCACGTTGCAAAGGCAATTATCATGACTCAACAGGTTTCAGATATATTTGATCCTACCCTATGGGATCAAGTTTCCGGTTTTGACTTCGAAGACATTACCTACCACAGAGCAAAAGATCAGGGCACGGTTCGTATAGCTATTAGTCGTCCAGAGTGTAGAAACTCTTTCAGGCCAAAAACTGTCGATGAGTTATACATGGCACTCGATCATGCAAGACAATGGTCCGACGTAGGTTGTGTTTTGCTTACAGGTAATGGCCCCTCAGCTAAAGATGGTGGTTGGGCATTTTGTGCTGGCGGTGATCAACGCATTCGCGGTAAAGATGGCTACAAATATGAAGGTGCGGAAGGAGGTAAACCCGATCCCGCTCGCATGGGTCGCCTACATATACTCGAAGTACAGCGTTTAATCCGCTTCATGCCTAAAGTCGTTATTGCTGTTGTGCCCGGTTGGGCTGTGGGTGGTGGTCATAGCCTACACGTTGTTTGTGACTTAACTTTAGCCTCAAAAGAGCATGCCATCTTCAAACAAACAGATCCTGACGTAGGTAGCTTCGACTCAGGTTACGGCAGTGCATACCTTGCTAAGATGGTCGGCCAGAAACGGGCTCGTGAAATTTTCTTCCTTGGTTTTAACTATAGCGCCGATGAAGCATTCGATATGGGAATGGTTAACCGCTCTATTCCACATGCAGACCTAGAAACCGAAGCATTAAACTGGGCCAGAGAGATCAACTCTAAGTCGCCCACCGCAATGCGTATGCTTAAGTATGGGTTCAACTTACCCGATGATGGCCTTGTCGGACAACAACTATTCGCCGGTGAAGCAACACGCTTGGCCTATGGAACCGATGAAGCCAGGGAAGGTAGAGATTCTTTTCTCGAGAAGAGAGAGCAAGATTTCAGTCAATTTCCTTGGCATTACTAATAGCAATTTAATTCCAGCCAGTCCCTCTTATATAAAGCCATCTCTTTGATGGCTTTATAGCCAGAATGCATGACTAATCGATATTCTAAATTAAACGAATCTAACAACTCCTCTTTACAATCTAGATGATAATGAATATCATTTACATAAATTAATGAGGACATCACTATGACTAAAACATTCACATTTGCAATACTACACTTTGGCGTGGCATTCACTGTTACCTACTTACTAACAGGCAGCATAGTAATCGGTGGCACAATCGCATTACTCGAACCCGCTATTAATACAGTGGTCTTTTATTTCCATGAGAAAGTCTGGAAAAAAATCGAAAGCAATAACACCGAAACAGAAACAATCATCGCATAGACTTCCTCCATGCTTTGATTAGATCACTGAGCGATTAACATGCCTGAGGCATTAAAAATCAGCTTGTCACAAAAGCTTCATAAAAAATTTATCTCTTCCCCCTTAAATCGACACCTTAACAATAACCGCGCTCAAACTTAAAATAAGCTTAAACCTAGATAAAAAGTTAACAGTGAAAGTAGTAAATTAGCCGTTTAAATTTTCTCTTTCCCCTATCGTTGTTAGCCTTCCGCTATATATAACGACTTAAGCTTTTATCGTATCAAATACATTACAGCCACAAAAAAGAAAAACATCTACGCAACACAAAGCAAACAATTCAATTTAATTGCTCTGCCCCGGCAAAGCTCACCAAGAACGCTGTAACTTAGCTGTCATAAAACTCTGTCTTAATGCGTTTGCTTCCAGAGAGGAAGTCCTAATTTTAAATGTGTATTACGACTTAATAAGAGTGGAACTTGTGATGAAAAAAGTTATTGGTTTATTAGCCGCTGTAAGCTTTATGACAGCACCACTTGCTCAGGCAAGCACAGTGACAGTATCGGGTTCGACTTCGGTTGCCCATGTTATGGAAGTACTCGCAGAGAATTATCAAAATACCACTAGAAAAAATGTTGAGGTACAGAGTACAGGTTCTTCAGCTGGGATCCGTGCAGCGAAAGACGGTACTAGCATGATAGGTATGTCTTCTCGTAACGTAAAAGACAGCGAGTTGAACTCAGACACTAAAGAGATAGTCATCGCTCGTGATGGTATTGCAGCAGCTGTAAACAATGCCAACCCAATACAAAATCTAACCCAAGAGCAGATTTCAAAAATATACCGTGGTGAAATTAAAAACTGGAGTGAAGTCGGCGGAGAGAAAAAGCCTATTGTCGTCGTCACTCGTGAAAATGGTTCAGGTACTCGTGGGGCTTTCGAAGAGATCATGAAACTACAACGTACTGTAAATGGCCACAAGGTCACGGCAATTTCTCCAACGGCTCAAGTTGGCAATGGTAACGGCATGATCAAGACTATTGTAGCTAACAATCCATATGCTATTGGCTACATCTCACTAGGTAGCGTCGATGGCTCGCTGCGAGCAGTAGATGTAAATGGAGTTGCAGCAACAAGTAAAAATATCGCAACCGGTGACTACCAGATAGCTCGTCCGTTCATCGTACTGATGGACAAGAATGCCCACATCAATGCTCATGACTTTGTTAATTACATTCTTTCTGAAGATGGACAGAGCATAGTTGCTGAAGAGGGCTACATCCGAGTCCAGTAATTCAATCCAGCATTCATTGTTTAATTCAGAGGAACATCTATTCCTCTGAATTAGTTTTAGCTCATTTACTCACAATAAATTAAAAAGTGCTCTCGAGGCAAAGTGATGAATACAGCAAGTAAAGCCTGCACCACTGGACTACAACTCGCACCAGCAAAAGTTATTGATTGGAAAGAATTCTTTTTCCACATACTTTTTCTAGCCAGCGCCATGGTGGGAGTTATCTCTGTCGCCACCATAGGTTGGTTTGTATTTCAAGAAGGTCTACCCGCATTTAAAGAAGCCGGTGTAGTCAATATGGTCCTAGGTAGAGAGTGGTTGCCACCAGCATTATATGGCATCTTCCCGATGATCATTGCCACGCTAATCTCTACTACGGGAGCTGTGATCATCGGCGTACCGATTGCCATTTTAACCGCAGTATTTCTGGCCGAACTTGCTCCTAAATGGTTAGCCGATATCATTAGACCTGCTGTAGAACTTCTCGCAGGAATTCCATCGGTAGTTTATGGATTTTTTGGCTTAGTTATTATAGTCCCAACCATAGAAACAATTTTTAATATTCCAGCAGGTAATACTCTGTTGGCGGGCATAATAGTTCTGGCAATAATGATTCTGCCTACGGTTATCACCATTTCAGAAACTTCTCTTCGAGCACTACCACCTGTTTATAAAGAGGGAGCTCTGGCACTCGGTGCTTCACATATTTACAGTATATTCAAAGTACTTATTCCAGCGGCTCGAAGTGGTATTTTCACCGGCGTAGCACTCGGAATTGCTCGTGCTATTGGCGAGACAATGGCAATTATCATGGTAATGGGTAACGCTCCAGCTATGCCAGGCTCGATACTTGAACCAGCGAGAACGTTAACCGCCAACATCGCCATGGAGATGTCTTATGCAACCGGCATTCACTCCAGCGCACTTTACTCTACAGGCATAGTGTTATTGGTGTTTATAGTGTTACTCAATGCAAGTTTGTTATATCTAAACCGTAAGAGGAGCTACTAATGCTTCAAGATAAACGTATTTTAAATCGAGATGTCCAAGACAAACTATTGCTCGCTGCTATCTGGGGCTCTGCAGCAATCACCATCCTATTTCTACTTTGGGTTGTATGGCACATATTAAGTAATGGCTTAGCACATGTGAGTTGGGAGTTTGTCACTGGTGCATACACGCGTATTGGTGAGGCTTCGGGGATCTGGGCCATGATAGTCTCTACTGTCTATATGGTTGGCTTATCCCTCGCAATAGCTGCGCCTATTGGCATAATGACGGCAATATACTTAACTGAATACGCCAAGCCAGGCAGTAAGATAGTCAAGACTATCCGCTTCTGTACTGAATCTCTAGCAGGGATCCCCTCTATCGTTTACGGCCTATTTGGTATGACATTTTTCGTCACCACTTTAGGCTTAGGTTTCTCCATTTTGGCTGGTTCTCTCACACTATCGATGTTGATCCTTCCGGTACTGATACGTACTACGGAAGAGGCACTTTTAGCCGTGCCCATGAGTTATCGTGAAGGTGGTTATGCATTAGGCAGTTCTAAGATATACACCATATGGCGCCTGATATTACCCAGTGCCATGCCTGGTATAGTCACTTCAGTAATTTTGAGTATCGGTCGCGTCATAGGTGAATCGGCTCCGGTATTTCTAACCGCGGGTATGGTGACCCAAATACCTGAATCAGTATTAGAGTCAGGTCGTACATTAACCGTACACCTCTATAAACTCACCCAAGAACTCTTTACTCAAAATGAATGGGATCAAGCCTATGCAACAGCAACCGTCTTGATTGTACTCGTTCTAATGTTAAATCTGGCAACCAAGTTTATTGCCTCACGTATTAATAAATCATCTTAATGAAGGCCTGAAACATGAATAAGTTAGAAGTGAGTAATCTCAATCTTTTTTATGGTGATAACCATGCATTAAAAGATATTTCATTAAAGATCCCATCACGTCAAGTGACAGCACTGATTGGTCCTTCTGGGTGTGGCAAGTCAACACTGCTTAGAACCTTGAACCGTATGAACGACTTAGTCGAAGGGGTAAAGATCACCGGCGAGGTTAAATTTGAAGGTAAAGATATTTACTCGGACGTCGACGTAAAACAATTACGCATGCGTGTAGGTATGGTATTTCAAAAGCCTAACCCTTTTCCGATGAGCATCTATGAAAATGTCGCCTTTGGTTTAAAAGCCCAAGGTATCAAAGATAAAAGAAAATTAGATGAGGTTGTGGAAGAATCTCTTCGCGGTGCTGCACTTTGGGATGAAGTAAAAGAGCGCCTCAACAGTCCCGCTTTCGGTCTATCTGGCGGGCAACAGCAACGACTCTGTATCGCACGAGCAATATCAATGCAGCCAGAAGTCATATTAATGGATGAACCTACCAGCGCATTAGACCCTATCGCCACCCATAAAATTGAAGAGTTGATGGACGAATTACGCAAGAAGTTCACTATCGTTATAGTGACCCATTCGATGAATCAAGCAAAACGAATTTCAGATAAGACAGCATTTTTCTGGATGGGTGAGCTAGTAGAACACGGTGAAACTTCCCAAGTATTTAATCAGCCAAGCGATAAGCGCACTCAGGGGTACGTTAGTGGCGAGTTTGGCTAATGACTTTGGGAGCCTCATACGTCATTTGATGAAAACTGACTGAATTGAATGACGTTAGACTTAAAGGTAGCTTGTTTAAATAATGTTAATGAGATAGCTTCGGAAGTATGGGTTTATCATAAAAAGGACAAGTTCATATGGAAAGAATTAGAGAAGCTCAAGAACACCTTAAAAATGAATTCGAAATCTATAACAACGCAGCATCTAAAAAGCTACCTCCTATCGCTATCAATGACGTAGCGAGTCTAGAAGTCATGCTCGAGTGTGTCACCCGGCGTGAGTCTTTAGGCCAAACCAAAAAACTAGGCTTACCGCCATCAACAAAATTGAAAGCCGCAATTGCCGATACCCTGCTTTTACTGGACAACTTCGATATTAAAATATCAAAAGATAAAGGTGCGGCTGAAAGCAAATAGCTTGCATAGATATAGACCCCATAAGCCTCCGATATAGGAGGCTTTTTAATACCCCCTTCAAAGTTAAATATAAATTTTAGAAGCATCATTAAAGTGTCGACCTGATTACTTAATTAGCCCAGATGAGACTCAGAGATGGAAGGCGCAATAATAAGACCAGGCTTTGTCAGTGAATTCAGCTGTATAGGTTCAGACTGTGAAGACAGTTGCTGTTATGACTGGGGGATCCACATTGATAAACAGAGTTATAAACAGACCTGTGAACACCCGCAGCTAAAAGATAAAGCCAAACAGGTACTAAAAAAAACCAAAAAAAGTGACTCTAACTGGGCAACTGTGAAACTTAATACTAATGGTGGCTGCCCATTTCTAAATGAAAATAAGTTATGTCAAATTCATGCTACAGCGGGTGAAAAACTATTAAGTCACACCTGTAAAACATACCCCAGACTCAATACGATAAGAGACGGCGATAAGTATGAAAGCCTGTCACTTTCCTGCCCAGAGGCTGTTAGAAATGTACTCTTCAAACCCAACGCATTCAACTTTGAGCGTATTCAGAGTGGTTCTAAACAAAAAGCAAACCCCACGCCAGCTTGGGCTTCAAAAGGTCATGATTACTCAATCCAGTTATTACTCAACAACAAGCTAACCTGGGAGCAGTCTCTCCTCTCTATCGGTATCCTAACCAATACCGTGGAGTCGAGTCGGATCAGTAATTCTGGTACCGAGAATATCGACGCCATGTTTAATCAACTTACTCAACTGATAAACAATGGAACTTTGCAAAAACAATATGATGATTTTATCAATAACAATATACATCAGATGCATGCTTTTGAGTCGATACATCTGTGGTTAAACACAAATAGAGCCGCAAGAGGTCAGGCAAGATTTGAGATAATCAACGAGGCAATAAAATCACTTGCTGCCAATAAAAAAATCACCATGGATAGCATTAACCACGCTTGGTGTAGCATAGCTAAACCTGCACTAGCCAAATATCCCGAATTGTTCGATAGATACCAACTTTACTATATGTACAACATGAACTTTCCTATGGTCGATAAGCTCTCACCGAGCCAAGCTTACCGCTTGATGCTATTAGATAGCTTTATGATCCGCTGCTATCTAGCCGCTATGGCCGCATACAAGGGGGATCTATCAGAGAGTGATATTGTGCTTTGCTTCCAGGTTTATCATACCAATCGACAACACAAACTGAACTTCAGTACCTATGTGGTCGACATATTGGAAAAATCAGGCTTTAGCGATGTCGCCTCCGCCATTAGCTTACTGCACTGTGACCACACACCGCCAACAGCTCACTAAACATAGTTAGTGTGTTTATATAGACAATAAAAAACCGCCTTTATGGCGGTTTTCATCTATTTAAACTGATATTTACTCTACAGTCACAGACTTAGCTAAGTTACGTGGCTGATCCACATCGGTACCTTTGATAAGTGCTACATGATATGAAAGCAACTGCATTGGAATGGTATAGATAAGCGCAGCCATAAACTCATCGCAATGCGGTACAGGGATAACCTTCATGGTGTCATCAGACTCAAACTCGGCATCTTGATCGGCAAATACATACATCAGACCACCACGAGCACGCACCTCCTCTACATTAGATTTAAGCTTTTCTAATAGCTCATTATTTGGTGCAACTACTATCACTGGCATATCGGCATCGATAAGCGCTAGTGGACCATGCTTTAGTTCACCCGATGCATAGGCTTCGGCATGAATATAAGAGATCTCTTTAAGCTTTAACGCACCTTCCATGGCGATGGGGTATTGATCACCACGGCCGAGAAATAACGCATTATGTTTATCGGCAAAATCTTCTGCAAGCTCGGCGATGGCATCATCTAGCCCAAGTGCCTGCTCAACTTTTGCAGGCATTGATTGTAAGCTTTGAGTGATCTTAGCCTGCAGATCTTCACTCATACCGTTATGACGACCAATCACAGCCGTTAACATCAATAGTCCAGCGAGTTGAACCGTAAAGGCTTTAGTCGAAGCGACACCAATTTCGGCGCCCGCTTTCATCATATAAGCCATATCGGATTCACGAACCAGTGACGATCCGGCAGAGTTACATATGGTCATAGTAGCCTTATAACCCATCTCTTTCGCCAGACGAAGCGCAGCTAAGGTATCGGCTGTTTCACCAGACTGAGAGATAGTGACTAGCAAGCTATTAGGGAACATATGCGACTTGCGATAACGAAACTCAGAAGCAATTTCCACGTTACATGAAACACCAGCCCAATCTTCTAACCAGTAGCGTGCGGCCATGCCCGCATGATAACTCGTGCCACAAGCGATGATCTGTACATGTTTGATGTCTTTCAGAAACTCAGCAGCATTATCACCAAAGGCTGTATCTAATACCTGCTTATTGGCGATACGTCCCTCTATGGTGCGACTTAAAGCCAATGGCTGCTCATAGATCTCTTTGAGCATGTAATGACGATATTCGCCCTTATCACCGGCATCATGGGTAACTTCAGACTCTTTAACCTCACGCTCAACCGCATTACCGTCGACATCATAAATATCAACGCTACGACGAGTCACCTCAGCAACGTCTCCCTCTTCCAGAAAAGAGAAAGAACGGGTAACAGGAAGTAGTGCCAGCTGATCCGAGGCGACAAAGTTCTCACCTAGGCCATAACCGATAACTAAGGGACTACCCGAGCGAGCAACTATCATGCGATCACTGTCGCGGCGATCAATAACTACTGTGCCATAAGCGCCTTCCAGCTGCTTAACCGTTGTCTGAACTGCTGCCAGCAGAGTCTTATGGGACTTAAGCTCATGGTGAACTAGGTGACAGATAACTTCGGTATCTGTATCAGATGCGAAACTATAGCCTAACCCTTTTAGCATCACGCGCAACTTGTTGTGGTTTTCTATAATGCCGTTATGGACAACCGCAATATCGCCTTGTGATTGATGTGGATGTGCATTACGTTCACTCGGCTCACCATGGGTTGCCCAACGCGTATGAGCGATACCTGTTCCACCGCTTAGAGGCGCAGCGTCCAGAGCACTGGATAGTTCCTGTACCTTACCCACACGGCGAGTACTGGTTAACTCAGTGTTATTAATCACGGCAACACCCGCTGAATCATAACCGCGATATTCCAGACGACGTAAACCTTCTACCAGTATTTCAGCCACATCTCTTTGCGCTACCGCGCCAACAATTCCGCACATATTGATACCTAAAATTTATATAAGTTGAAAACTTAAAATAGAAAAATGAAATTAGCTTGAATAAGGCGCCACGATCACACGTACGCCTTGTTCGGAAATTTTTTCTGCCGCCTCGTCGGGCAAGTTGTCATCGGTGACGATAACGCTGATCTCACCCCAAGGTAGTTCCAGATTAGGAATACGTCTGCCTATCTTGTCCGATTCCAACATAACAATGACTTCACGAGAAACTTCGGCCATCACCTTACTAAGCCCTGTCAGCTCATTGAAAGTCGTAGTGCCACGTTCGATATCGATACCATCGGCACCGATAAATAGTTGATCGAAATTATAGGAACGCAATACCTGTTCGGCCACTTGGCCTTGGAAAGATTCAGAATGAGGATCCCAGGTTCCACCTGTCATCAAGAGTGTCGGCTCATGCTCTAACTCATGGATAGCACTGGCGAGTTGCAGAGCATTGGTCATCACAACCAGACCACGTTTACTGCTTAGCTCTTGAACTAAACCCGAGGTGGTGCTGCCGCTATCAATGATGATGCGATTATGATCTTTTATCAGTCTGGCAGCCGCCTTGGCTATATTTAGCTTGTTCGCGGAAATAGCTTCGGTAACAACTTGGGTCATCTCTCGAGGAACAGAAACCGCGCCACCATAACGACGCAGCAGCAAGCCCGTTTTTTCTAATGCCGTAAGGTCTTTACGTATTGTCACTTCAGACGTTTCGAAACGTAGTGCTAATTCATCAACATTCACCTCACCCTCCTCATTAATCAAGGAGATGATGGTATGACGTCGCTGCTGCGTATTACGTTTGGTCATTGAAGTTTCAATTAAGTTTCGTTTCGAAAGGTGGATTATAGACAAACGAAACATATTTGCAATTTATTAGACAAATTATAGCCAAACTAATTGATTAAATTGTCTTCATAAGCTTTTAGATAATATTAAATAAAAAGCCAAAAATGACAAAGGCAGCCAATAGGCTGCCTTTGTTAGAGTCTAAAATATTCATCTACGCGAGATTTAGAACTTAGCTTCTAATGCTAGACCAAAGTGACGTCCTTCACCGACAGTAACATCTGTCGTTGTGCCGCCAGCTAGGTATTCTTCATCGAATAGGTTCTTCACATTCAGACGCACGCTAACATCACTGCCCATCACATCCATGGTGTATGCTGCGCCCATATCGAAACGT
Proteins encoded:
- the pstC gene encoding phosphate ABC transporter permease subunit PstC, whose translation is MNTASKACTTGLQLAPAKVIDWKEFFFHILFLASAMVGVISVATIGWFVFQEGLPAFKEAGVVNMVLGREWLPPALYGIFPMIIATLISTTGAVIIGVPIAILTAVFLAELAPKWLADIIRPAVELLAGIPSVVYGFFGLVIIVPTIETIFNIPAGNTLLAGIIVLAIMILPTVITISETSLRALPPVYKEGALALGASHIYSIFKVLIPAARSGIFTGVALGIARAIGETMAIIMVMGNAPAMPGSILEPARTLTANIAMEMSYATGIHSSALYSTGIVLLVFIVLLNASLLYLNRKRSY
- a CDS encoding DeoR/GlpR family DNA-binding transcription regulator, which gives rise to MTKRNTQQRRHTIISLINEEGEVNVDELALRFETSEVTIRKDLTALEKTGLLLRRYGGAVSVPREMTQVVTEAISANKLNIAKAAARLIKDHNRIIIDSGSTTSGLVQELSSKRGLVVMTNALQLASAIHELEHEPTLLMTGGTWDPHSESFQGQVAEQVLRSYNFDQLFIGADGIDIERGTTTFNELTGLSKVMAEVSREVIVMLESDKIGRRIPNLELPWGEISVIVTDDNLPDEAAEKISEQGVRVIVAPYSS
- the glmS gene encoding glutamine--fructose-6-phosphate transaminase (isomerizing); this encodes MCGIVGAVAQRDVAEILVEGLRRLEYRGYDSAGVAVINNTELTSTRRVGKVQELSSALDAAPLSGGTGIAHTRWATHGEPSERNAHPHQSQGDIAVVHNGIIENHNKLRVMLKGLGYSFASDTDTEVICHLVHHELKSHKTLLAAVQTTVKQLEGAYGTVVIDRRDSDRMIVARSGSPLVIGYGLGENFVASDQLALLPVTRSFSFLEEGDVAEVTRRSVDIYDVDGNAVEREVKESEVTHDAGDKGEYRHYMLKEIYEQPLALSRTIEGRIANKQVLDTAFGDNAAEFLKDIKHVQIIACGTSYHAGMAARYWLEDWAGVSCNVEIASEFRYRKSHMFPNSLLVTISQSGETADTLAALRLAKEMGYKATMTICNSAGSSLVRESDMAYMMKAGAEIGVASTKAFTVQLAGLLMLTAVIGRHNGMSEDLQAKITQSLQSMPAKVEQALGLDDAIAELAEDFADKHNALFLGRGDQYPIAMEGALKLKEISYIHAEAYASGELKHGPLALIDADMPVIVVAPNNELLEKLKSNVEEVRARGGLMYVFADQDAEFESDDTMKVIPVPHCDEFMAALIYTIPMQLLSYHVALIKGTDVDQPRNLAKSVTVE
- a CDS encoding 1,4-dihydroxy-2-naphthoyl-CoA synthase is translated as MTQQVSDIFDPTLWDQVSGFDFEDITYHRAKDQGTVRIAISRPECRNSFRPKTVDELYMALDHARQWSDVGCVLLTGNGPSAKDGGWAFCAGGDQRIRGKDGYKYEGAEGGKPDPARMGRLHILEVQRLIRFMPKVVIAVVPGWAVGGGHSLHVVCDLTLASKEHAIFKQTDPDVGSFDSGYGSAYLAKMVGQKRAREIFFLGFNYSADEAFDMGMVNRSIPHADLETEALNWAREINSKSPTAMRMLKYGFNLPDDGLVGQQLFAGEATRLAYGTDEAREGRDSFLEKREQDFSQFPWHY
- the pstB gene encoding phosphate ABC transporter ATP-binding protein PstB, whose amino-acid sequence is MNKLEVSNLNLFYGDNHALKDISLKIPSRQVTALIGPSGCGKSTLLRTLNRMNDLVEGVKITGEVKFEGKDIYSDVDVKQLRMRVGMVFQKPNPFPMSIYENVAFGLKAQGIKDKRKLDEVVEESLRGAALWDEVKERLNSPAFGLSGGQQQRLCIARAISMQPEVILMDEPTSALDPIATHKIEELMDELRKKFTIVIVTHSMNQAKRISDKTAFFWMGELVEHGETSQVFNQPSDKRTQGYVSGEFG
- a CDS encoding phosphate ABC transporter substrate-binding protein codes for the protein MKKVIGLLAAVSFMTAPLAQASTVTVSGSTSVAHVMEVLAENYQNTTRKNVEVQSTGSSAGIRAAKDGTSMIGMSSRNVKDSELNSDTKEIVIARDGIAAAVNNANPIQNLTQEQISKIYRGEIKNWSEVGGEKKPIVVVTRENGSGTRGAFEEIMKLQRTVNGHKVTAISPTAQVGNGNGMIKTIVANNPYAIGYISLGSVDGSLRAVDVNGVAATSKNIATGDYQIARPFIVLMDKNAHINAHDFVNYILSEDGQSIVAEEGYIRVQ
- the pstA gene encoding phosphate ABC transporter permease PstA, with amino-acid sequence MLQDKRILNRDVQDKLLLAAIWGSAAITILFLLWVVWHILSNGLAHVSWEFVTGAYTRIGEASGIWAMIVSTVYMVGLSLAIAAPIGIMTAIYLTEYAKPGSKIVKTIRFCTESLAGIPSIVYGLFGMTFFVTTLGLGFSILAGSLTLSMLILPVLIRTTEEALLAVPMSYREGGYALGSSKIYTIWRLILPSAMPGIVTSVILSIGRVIGESAPVFLTAGMVTQIPESVLESGRTLTVHLYKLTQELFTQNEWDQAYATATVLIVLVLMLNLATKFIASRINKSS
- the fliB gene encoding flagellin lysine-N-methylase, producing the protein MEGAIIRPGFVSEFSCIGSDCEDSCCYDWGIHIDKQSYKQTCEHPQLKDKAKQVLKKTKKSDSNWATVKLNTNGGCPFLNENKLCQIHATAGEKLLSHTCKTYPRLNTIRDGDKYESLSLSCPEAVRNVLFKPNAFNFERIQSGSKQKANPTPAWASKGHDYSIQLLLNNKLTWEQSLLSIGILTNTVESSRISNSGTENIDAMFNQLTQLINNGTLQKQYDDFINNNIHQMHAFESIHLWLNTNRAARGQARFEIINEAIKSLAANKKITMDSINHAWCSIAKPALAKYPELFDRYQLYYMYNMNFPMVDKLSPSQAYRLMLLDSFMIRCYLAAMAAYKGDLSESDIVLCFQVYHTNRQHKLNFSTYVVDILEKSGFSDVASAISLLHCDHTPPTAH
- a CDS encoding DUF2061 domain-containing protein, whose protein sequence is MTKTFTFAILHFGVAFTVTYLLTGSIVIGGTIALLEPAINTVVFYFHEKVWKKIESNNTETETIIA